The following DNA comes from Allobranchiibius huperziae.
CTGCGACCCGCCGACCACGACGAGGTGCAGGCGCTCGTGAGCTTCTGCTCCGAGCGTCGGATCGCCGTCGTGCCCTATGGCGGCGGCACCTCGGTCGTCGGCGGCCTCACCGCCTCGAGGGACGGGCTCGTCGCGGTGGTCGCGATCGATCTCGGCCGGCTCGACCGTCTGGTCGACGTGGATGAGGTGTCCAGCACGGCGGTGCTGCAGGCCGGGGTCTCCGGGCCGCGCGCGGAGGAGCTGCTGGGCGAGCACGGGATGACCCTCGGCCACTTCCCCCAGTCGTTCGAGTTCGCGACCGTCGGCGGCTTCGCAGCGACCCGTTCGAGCGGCCAGTCCTCCTCGGGATACGGCAGATTCGACACGATGGTCGTCGGGCTCAAGGTCGCGACGCCGCTCGGCACCTGGGAGCTCGGCGTCGCGCCGGCGAGCGCCGCCGGGCCCGATCTGCGCCAGCTCGTGCTCGGCTCCGAGGGCACGCTCGGGATCGTCACCGAGGTGCGACTCGCCGTTCGGACGAAACCCGCGACCGCGGTCTACGAGACCTGGCGCTTCCCGACGTTCGTCGACGGGGCGACCGCGATGCGCACCCTGACCCAGGACGGCATCAACCCCACGGTGCTGCGGTTGTCCGACGAGACCGAGACGTCGTTGAATCTCGCGAAGCCGGAGAGCATCGGCGCCGATTCGGGTGGCGGTGCGCTGATGGTCTGTGGATACGAAGGCACGGACGGCCGGGTGGAGCGGATGCGCCGTGAGGTCGGCGAGGTGCTGCAGGGTCTGGGCGGCACCCCGCTCGGCGCCGAGGACGGCGAGCAGTGGGCCGAGGGCCGGTTCGACGCGCCCTACCTGCGCGACGCGCTGCTCGACGAGGGCGTCCTGGTCGAGACGCTGGAAACGGCGACGTTCTGGGGCGACCTCGACCGCCTGTACGCCGAGGTGAAGGCGGCGCTCGAGGGCGCGCTGAGCGCTCAGGGGACGAACCCGATCGTGCTGTGCCACATCTCGCACGTCTACCGCACGGGTGCCTCGCTCTACTTCACGGTGGCGTGCCGGGAGACGGACGACCCGCGCGCCCAGTGGTACGCCGCCAAGCAGGCCGCGTCCGACGCGATCGTCGCGGCCGGCGGGACGATCACCCATCATCACGCGGTCGGCCGGGACCACAGGCCCTGGTACGCCGAGGAGATCGGCCCCATCGGCACGGACGTGCTGCGCGCGGTCAAGCGGAGCGTCGACCCTGCAGGGGTCCTGAACCCGGGTGTACTGATCCCATGACGCGGGCCTTCCATCTCCTCGTGAATCCGAACTCGGGAGCGGGACGCGGCGCCCGCATGGCTGCCGAGGTCGGTGCAGCCCTTCGGGCCCGGGGTGCCGAGGTGCGGTCCACAGTGAGTCCCGGCATCGAGGCGGCCGACGACCTGGTCGCCGACACCGGCGAGGGCGAGGTGTGCGTTGCGGTCGGTGGTGACGGGATGGTGAGCTCCGTGGCCGCCGCCGCGGTCCGTCACGGGGTCACGCTCGGGATCGCGCCCGCGGGCCGGGGGAACGACTTCGCCCGCCAACTGGGCATACCGAGGCACGGGGAGCTGCTCGCGTCGCTTCTGCGCGACGGCGACGTGCGTCCCGTCGACGCGATCGGTGTGAGCGACAGGGTCGTGGTCGGCAGCGTCTACGCCGGTGTCGACTCCCTCGCGTCGCAGCTCGTGAACGAGATGAAGCGGGTGCCGGGAGCTCTGCAGTACCCGCTGGGGGCGCTCCGTGCGATGGCGACGTTCCCGGTCACGACGTACCGCGTCACGGTCGACGGCGCCGAGCACACCTTCGAGGGGTTCACCGTCGTGGCAGCCAATTCCGGCTACTACGGCAAGGGCATGCACATCGCACCGGACGCCGACCCGCGCGACGGGCTGCTCGACGTCCTGCTCCTCGGAGCGGGCAGCCGGGCGAGCTTCATCCGCAAGCTGCCACAGGTCTACCGCGGCACCCACACCGCCAACGCGGAGATCGTCGTGCTGCGCGGGCGCGAGGTGCGTATAGAGGCCGATGGCGTCCAGGCGTACGCCGACGGCGACCCTCTCGCTCCGCTGCCGATCACGGCGACGGTACTGCCGGGCGCGCTGCGGATCATCTCGCCCGATCCTTCGGCCGTCACGCGCTGAGCACGAAGCACGAAGAACGGCCCTGATCCGCGTTTCCGCAGTTCAGGGCCGTTCTGTGAGCTGGTCGGGGTGACAGGATTTGAACCTGCGGCCTCGTCGTCCCGAACGACGCGCGCTACCAAGCTGCGCCACACCCCGTGGCTGCTGCACCCGTCGTGCGGATCGCGCACGAGCCGGATGCAGCGCGGCATACGTTACCGGTAAGGCTCGC
Coding sequences within:
- a CDS encoding diacylglycerol/lipid kinase family protein; translation: MTRAFHLLVNPNSGAGRGARMAAEVGAALRARGAEVRSTVSPGIEAADDLVADTGEGEVCVAVGGDGMVSSVAAAAVRHGVTLGIAPAGRGNDFARQLGIPRHGELLASLLRDGDVRPVDAIGVSDRVVVGSVYAGVDSLASQLVNEMKRVPGALQYPLGALRAMATFPVTTYRVTVDGAEHTFEGFTVVAANSGYYGKGMHIAPDADPRDGLLDVLLLGAGSRASFIRKLPQVYRGTHTANAEIVVLRGREVRIEADGVQAYADGDPLAPLPITATVLPGALRIISPDPSAVTR
- a CDS encoding FAD-binding oxidoreductase, which produces MSDRMHWSRWGDPARTTTLPANALAMLELAFGPPAPRPAVDQQTVQLPAVGLPDDVLDALRDAIGVEHVDAGVEPRLLHTGGKSTPDLLALRGGDAAAAPDAVLRPADHDEVQALVSFCSERRIAVVPYGGGTSVVGGLTASRDGLVAVVAIDLGRLDRLVDVDEVSSTAVLQAGVSGPRAEELLGEHGMTLGHFPQSFEFATVGGFAATRSSGQSSSGYGRFDTMVVGLKVATPLGTWELGVAPASAAGPDLRQLVLGSEGTLGIVTEVRLAVRTKPATAVYETWRFPTFVDGATAMRTLTQDGINPTVLRLSDETETSLNLAKPESIGADSGGGALMVCGYEGTDGRVERMRREVGEVLQGLGGTPLGAEDGEQWAEGRFDAPYLRDALLDEGVLVETLETATFWGDLDRLYAEVKAALEGALSAQGTNPIVLCHISHVYRTGASLYFTVACRETDDPRAQWYAAKQAASDAIVAAGGTITHHHAVGRDHRPWYAEEIGPIGTDVLRAVKRSVDPAGVLNPGVLIP